In a genomic window of Apteryx mantelli isolate bAptMan1 chromosome 2, bAptMan1.hap1, whole genome shotgun sequence:
- the FAM221A gene encoding protein FAM221A: MDCKLVGQETLCFCTHRYKQHKMDYEVIPKDRPICVPCRVSRCQCQSYHCVPLNGTQPIRCRCKYFADQHSAAPGFSCNSCSKCLGFHSCFTCGCGQPTYAHETVVETKEEWLAQGRPVGQDVPYAAMGGLTGFSSLAEGYMRLDDSGIGAPSTEFLESPLTNMDHPFLKAFQGPSTSAQTGSPITGGSNATVQVSYERRSEDDDMAYFEKHHQERLKKEKAAKQKEKSPVQSKKP, encoded by the exons ATGGATTGTAAACTTGTGGGGCAAGAGACACTGTGCTTTTGTACTCATCG aTATAAACAACACAAAATGGACTATGAAGTGATTCCAAAAGATCGTCCTATTTGTGTGCCTTGTAGAGTAAGCCGTTGTCAGTGCCAGTCCTATCACTGTGTTCCTCTAAATGGCACACAGCCCATTCGTTGTAGATGCAAATATTTTGCTGATCAGCACAGTGCAGCGCCTGGATTTTCATGTAACTCTT GTTCCAAGTGCTTGGGATTTCATAGCTGCTTTACCTGTGGATGTGGTCAGCCAACATATGCTCATGAAACAGTAGTGGAAACTAAAGAAGAATGGTTAGCCCAAGGAAGGCCTGTGGGGCAGGATGTTCCTTATGCTGCTATGGGAGGATTGACTGGTTTTAGTTCACTAGCAGAAGGCTACATGAGACTGGATGACAGTGGAATAG GGGCTCCTTCCACTGAATTCTTAGAATCTCCTCTTACCAATATGGATCATCCATTtctaaaagcatttcaaggaCCTTCTACTTCTGCTCAAACCGGCTCACCGATAACGG GTGGTTCTAATGCTACAGTGCAAGTTTCTTATGAAAGGCGTTCAGAAGATGATGATATGGCTTATTTTGAAAAACATCATCAGGAAAGG ctgaaaaaagagaaggctgctaaacagaaagagaaaagtcCAGTGCAGTCAAAGAAGCCATGA